In the genome of Candidatus Thermoplasmatota archaeon, one region contains:
- a CDS encoding CoA ester lyase, with protein MSANPAAERIRRSVLFVPGDRPDRIPKALASGADTVVLDLEDAVGPGEKAKARRDVADALASPAPAGSKVERVVRVNPPGTDVQAADLAALLGLHLDAVMVPKVERAEDIRRVAAATPHDVAILPIVESARGVLNALEIAESARVGAIVFGAEDFAATTGVRRTKGNLEVLYARSRVVLAAAAAGVGAIDQVYVTIDDPAGLAAEAAEGRTLGFTGKMAIHPKQLPPIHEAFTPTKAEADAAAALLAEAEKHGFGVFNYGGRMIDRPLMEQARRAMRLARHAGVL; from the coding sequence GCGCTCGCCTCCGGGGCGGACACCGTGGTCCTCGACCTCGAGGACGCCGTCGGGCCCGGCGAGAAGGCGAAGGCGCGGCGGGACGTCGCGGACGCGCTTGCCTCCCCCGCCCCGGCGGGTTCGAAGGTCGAGCGCGTCGTGCGCGTGAATCCGCCCGGCACGGACGTCCAGGCCGCGGACCTCGCGGCCCTCCTCGGGCTCCATCTCGACGCGGTCATGGTTCCGAAGGTGGAGCGCGCGGAGGACATCCGCCGCGTCGCGGCGGCGACGCCGCACGACGTCGCGATCCTTCCGATCGTCGAGAGCGCGCGGGGCGTGCTGAACGCGCTCGAGATCGCGGAGAGCGCGCGCGTCGGGGCGATCGTGTTCGGCGCCGAGGATTTCGCGGCGACGACGGGGGTCCGCCGCACCAAGGGAAACCTCGAGGTGCTCTACGCTCGAAGCCGCGTCGTGCTCGCCGCGGCGGCGGCCGGCGTGGGCGCGATCGATCAGGTGTACGTCACGATCGACGACCCCGCGGGCCTCGCGGCGGAGGCCGCGGAGGGCCGCACGCTCGGCTTCACGGGCAAGATGGCGATCCACCCGAAGCAGCTTCCGCCCATCCACGAGGCGTTCACGCCGACGAAGGCCGAGGCGGACGCGGCCGCGGCGCTCCTCGCCGAGGCCGAGAAGCACGGCTTCGGCGTCTTCAACTACGGCGGCCGCATGATCGACCGGCCGCTCATGGAGCAGGCCCGCCGCGCGATGCGCCTTGCCCGCCACGCGGGTGTCCTCTGA
- a CDS encoding acyl-CoA carboxylase subunit beta, translating to MTAERAKRLEEEAARVREGGPQKYREKLKDENKLFVRERLDLFFKDIAFEDGLFANYAKPDLAADGMVTGAAWLADRRVWFIANDYTVKAGSMAEKGVEKFLRVQERALKTRLPVLYLIDSSGGRITDQSGFFANRQGIGRYFYNHSIMSGVVPQVCVMYGPCIAGAAYTPVFCDFTLMVRATGSAMAIASPRMVEMVTGEQIALSDLGGPDMHARESGSCDIVVDDEQDAAFEVARLLSYLPNSCFELPPRYTARAPSRPTGDIDGIVPEDPNKAFDVHDLIDALVDADSFFEIKKEYAPEMVVGFARLEGRVIGIVANNSGAKAGAIFPESSDKAAEFIWKCDAFNVPLLYLCDTPGFMVGLDVERAGILRRGRKMIYATSMATVPKVCVVVRKAYGAGIYAMCGPAFEPEATVALPGAEIAIMGPEAAINAVYRNHIMKIPEGPERERFIAEKRAEYKADIDVHVMADQLVVDHVMPGHALRSELAKRFAFFETKHLPLPEKKHGAIL from the coding sequence ATGACCGCGGAGCGGGCGAAGAGGCTCGAGGAGGAGGCGGCGCGCGTCCGCGAGGGCGGCCCGCAGAAGTACCGCGAGAAGCTCAAGGACGAGAACAAGCTCTTCGTCCGCGAGCGGCTCGACCTCTTCTTCAAGGACATCGCGTTCGAGGACGGCCTCTTCGCGAACTACGCGAAGCCCGACCTCGCCGCGGACGGCATGGTCACGGGCGCCGCGTGGCTTGCGGACCGCCGCGTGTGGTTCATCGCGAACGATTACACGGTGAAGGCCGGCAGCATGGCCGAGAAGGGCGTCGAGAAGTTCCTGCGCGTGCAGGAGCGCGCGCTCAAGACGCGGCTCCCCGTCCTCTACCTCATCGACTCGTCGGGCGGCCGCATCACCGACCAGTCCGGTTTCTTCGCGAACCGGCAAGGCATCGGCCGCTACTTCTACAACCACTCCATCATGTCGGGCGTCGTGCCGCAGGTCTGCGTCATGTACGGGCCCTGCATCGCGGGCGCCGCCTACACGCCCGTCTTCTGCGACTTCACGCTCATGGTGCGCGCGACAGGCTCCGCCATGGCGATCGCCTCGCCGCGCATGGTCGAGATGGTGACCGGCGAGCAGATCGCGCTCTCGGACCTCGGCGGCCCCGACATGCACGCTCGCGAGTCCGGCTCGTGCGACATCGTCGTGGACGACGAGCAGGACGCGGCCTTCGAGGTCGCGCGCCTCCTGTCGTACCTGCCGAACTCGTGCTTCGAGCTGCCGCCGCGCTACACGGCGCGCGCGCCCTCGCGCCCGACGGGCGACATCGACGGGATCGTGCCCGAGGACCCGAACAAGGCGTTCGACGTCCACGATCTCATCGACGCGCTCGTCGACGCGGACTCGTTCTTCGAGATCAAGAAGGAGTACGCGCCCGAGATGGTCGTCGGTTTCGCGCGCCTCGAAGGCCGCGTGATCGGCATCGTCGCGAACAACTCCGGCGCGAAAGCCGGCGCGATCTTTCCCGAATCGAGCGACAAGGCGGCCGAGTTCATCTGGAAATGCGACGCGTTCAACGTGCCCCTGCTCTACCTCTGCGACACGCCGGGCTTCATGGTCGGCCTCGACGTCGAGCGCGCGGGCATCCTGCGGCGCGGCCGGAAGATGATCTACGCGACCTCGATGGCGACCGTGCCCAAGGTGTGCGTCGTCGTGCGCAAGGCGTACGGCGCGGGCATCTACGCGATGTGCGGCCCCGCGTTCGAGCCCGAGGCGACGGTCGCGCTTCCGGGCGCCGAGATCGCGATCATGGGTCCGGAGGCCGCGATCAACGCGGTCTACCGTAACCATATCATGAAGATCCCCGAGGGACCCGAGCGCGAACGCTTCATCGCCGAGAAGCGCGCGGAGTACAAGGCGGACATCGACGTGCACGTGATGGCGGACCAGCTCGTCGTGGACCACGTGATGCCGGGCCACGCGCTCCGATCGGAGCTCGCGAAGCGCTTCGCGTTCTTCGAGACGAAGCACCTGCCTCTTCCGGAGAAGAAGCACGGCGCGATCCTCTGA